The genome window AATAAGGAATATGTTACTACAAAAGGAGATGGTAAGGAATCAGTTGATGTAACTACTCCAGGTTTAAGAAAATATTACAAAGATGAAGATGATTTTGGCATTAAATCACCGAGAAATTTATTGCATAATCCTCTAGGGCTTTGCAAAAACTTGAATAAAATAACAAAGATATGGAATGTTGTAGAAGACTACCCAATTGTCAAATTACTTTTAAAGTGTAATGAAAATGCCAAGTTATTTTTATCAGGTTATTTGTATCGCTTTGATACGGAAGAAATTACAGAGGAGAATGTTTTGGATATATGTGAAATTCTATTGAGATTGTTTACAGTTTTAGAATTAAGCGATTCAGGATATTCAAGTGCTAAATTCAAATCTTTTTTGTTTGCTGAAAATATTAAATTGGTCGATAAAAACATTTCAATTGAAACAATTAAAAATAATTTTAACCAGCATATTAGCAGAAATTGGACTGAAGATAGCATAAAAGAATCCATTTTTGAATATGATAAAAACCTTCTTGTATTTATTAATGAATATGCTTTTTCAAAAAGTAAAAGTGTCAATTTTGATTTTGCAGAAAATGTAAATATTGAGCATATTATGCCTGCAAGTGGTCGAAATATTACCACAATACAAACAGATGCGGGTATTAATAACAAAGAAGAGTTTAATGGTATAGTAAACAAACTGGGTAATAAAATATTACTTGAGGAAGATATAAATAAGTCAATAGGTAGAGAATGGTTTAAAACAAAAAAGCAAAACTCTATTAAGGATAAATCAGGATACAAAGACAGTGGATATGCAATTGCACAAGCTCTGACTAAATATCCTAATGATACTTGGACAAAAGATGACATTGATAAAGCTACAAATAAAGCTGTTGAAAGAATTGTAAAGTTTATTTTTAATAAGTAATGACAAGCGAACACCAGCTGCCAACAGCAAGTTTGTATAACCGGCGGGTGATCAGGGATTAGACAGGTAAGACATGAGATGACAACCGAAATACTCAACCACAACAGCGGGAAATACCCAGCGGATATACAAACAGCAGCCCTTATGTATAACTTAATTAAAAAAATATGGAACCAATAAATTTTAAACGAGCATTCTATCTGAAACTTGGGGAACAAGGAAAATGGGAAGATGATTTGAAAAACGGAGACAAAGCGCGAATTGGATGGTCTGATATAGACATTAATGATATTCAAAAAAAAGACTGGGCGAAAATAAGATTGGAAATAGAAAAAGACTTTAAAATACGTGAAAAGAAGAATGGAGCAACACAAGATTTTAACGCGCTAAAATCATTTTGTGAAGCAACCGATGAGGACATTTTTATCACTTTTTTTGACGGGAAACTTTATTGGTGTGTTTTAGATAACACCATAATGCAACAAGATGAAAAATCAAAATTTCGGACAACGAAAATGAAGTGGACTTGTAACGCAATTGATGGGAAGATTCTTTATATCAATCAAATATCAGGAAGAATCTCCAAGACACAAGGATATAGAGCTACATTATGCAGTATTGAAGAAAAAGACACATTAAAACGAATTATTAATGCTGAAAAAAGCCCCATTATTGACCAAATTGAAAAGAAAAAAGCTGAGTTGTGCGATTTTATTCAGAAAGCATTTGCAGAGTTACATTGGAAAGATTTAGAAACTTTAGCAGATTTAATATTTAGACAAAGTGGTTGGCGAAGAATAAGTAGGCTTGGTGAAAAAATGAAATATGTAGACCTGGAATTAGAAGACCCGATAACAAAAGATTTATATCAGGTGCAAGTTAAGGCCTCTGCAGGGAAACAAGAATTTGAGGAATACGCTGAACAATTTACCGGGTTAGGTTATAAGGAATTATTTTTTGTTGTTTTTAAACCAGACCGTTCGTTACTTAAACTTCATAACTATCCGGAGAATGTTACATTATTAACAGGACAAGTACTTGCGGAATTAATTATAGATTTGGGCTTATTGAATTGGGTGACACAAAAGATAAATTAAAAGACGCTCCCTCTTAAAACTTCATATAACAATTAATTACTAATATCAATTCTTATTAGTCTCAATTTTTACAAAACTTATTAATCATATATTTGCTGAAAACTTATCAAATCAAATTATTAACTATACTATGACCAAAGAACAACAACGCGACGAGCTTCACCGTGCTATATGGCAAATTGCTAACGACCTGCGGGGTGCCGTGGATGGATGGGATTTCAAATCGTATGTACTGGGATTTCTGTTCCACCGCTTTATTTCGGAAAACCTCACCACCTTCCTCAACCGCGAAGAACACCGTGCCGGAAACAAAGATTTTGATTATGCTCAACTTCCGGATGCCGAAGCTGAATTTGGCCGCGCCGACACAGTGAAAGAAAAAGGTTTTTACATGCTGCCTTCCGATTTATTTGTCAACGTGTGCCGCAATGCCCGCAACAATCCCAACCTGAACGAAACCCTGAGCAATGTTTTTAAGAACATTGAAAACTCTGCCAAAGGTTTCGACAGCGAAGATGATCTGAAAGGCTTGTTCGACGATATAGACGTGAACAGCAACAAGCTGGGCGGTACCGTGATCAAGCGCAACGAACTCCTGGTGAAAATTCTCGAAGCGGTGAACGGGCTGCAATTGGGCAATTTCGAGGACAACACCATTGATGCCTTTGGCGATGCCTACGAGTTTCTGATGACCATGTATGCCAGCAATGCCGGCAAATCGGGCGGTGAGTTTTTCACCCCGCAGGAAGTGTCGGAATTGCTTGCCGAGATTACCGTGGTAGGCAAGAAAAGCGTGAACAAAGTGTACGACCCCGCCTGCGGATCGGGTTCGCTGCTGCTTAAATTTGCCAAAGTGCTCGGCAAGAACAATGTCCGTCAGGGGTTCTTCGGGCAGGAGATCAACATTACCACATACAACCTGTGCCGTATCAACATGTTTCTGCACGATATCAATTTCGAGAAATTCAACATAGCCAACGGCGATACCCTCACCGACCCGAAACACTGGGACGATGAACCTTTCGACTGCATTGTTTCCAATCCGCCTTACTCCACCAAGTGGGATGGCGACAATAATCCGCTGCTGATCAACGACCCCCGCTTTTCGCCTGCCGGTGTGCTGGCTCCCAAAAACAATGCCGACCTGGCGTTTACCATGCACATGCTTTCGTGGCTTTCCACTACCGGAACGGCTGCCATTGTAGAGTTTCCGGGTGTGCTGTACCGGGGCGGCGCCGAGCAGAAAATCCGCAAATACCTCGTGGATAACAACTACATTGATACCATTATTCAGC of Bacteroidales bacterium contains these proteins:
- a CDS encoding type I restriction-modification system subunit M, which encodes MTKEQQRDELHRAIWQIANDLRGAVDGWDFKSYVLGFLFHRFISENLTTFLNREEHRAGNKDFDYAQLPDAEAEFGRADTVKEKGFYMLPSDLFVNVCRNARNNPNLNETLSNVFKNIENSAKGFDSEDDLKGLFDDIDVNSNKLGGTVIKRNELLVKILEAVNGLQLGNFEDNTIDAFGDAYEFLMTMYASNAGKSGGEFFTPQEVSELLAEITVVGKKSVNKVYDPACGSGSLLLKFAKVLGKNNVRQGFFGQEINITTYNLCRINMFLHDINFEKFNIANGDTLTDPKHWDDEPFDCIVSNPPYSTKWDGDNNPLLINDPRFSPAGVLAPKNNADLAFTMHMLSWLSTTGTAAIVEFPGVLYRGGAEQKIRKYLVDNNYIDTIIQLPANLFFGVGIATCIIVLKKSKTDNKTLFINASAQFVKAGNKNKLTEENRLAILNAFKERKDNPYFAALVDNADVAANDYNLSVTSYVAQEDTRELVDITALNAEIAELVERQNQLRTEIDAIVAELEGAAL